The following are encoded together in the Eulemur rufifrons isolate Redbay chromosome 28, OSU_ERuf_1, whole genome shotgun sequence genome:
- the MMP21 gene encoding matrix metalloproteinase-21, protein MLAASIFRPTLLLCWFAAPRPAQPETLFHSRDHSDLEPSPLRQAKPITDLHAAQRFLSRYGWSGAQAAWAPSPEGPPEATKGAALAEAVRRFQRVNALPASGELDAATLAAMNRPRCGVPDVRLLPPAAPPPLQGLHPRARRKRFLQMLLPRPGRQQEEPPDGGALRAFSKKTLSWRLVDEALSSQLSVDEQRHIFRLAFRMWSEVTPLDFREDLTAPGAIVDIKLGFGRGRHLGCPWVFDGSGQEFAHAWRLGDIHFDDDEHFTPPTSDMGISLLKVAVHEIGHVLGLPHTYRTGSIMQPNYTPQEPAFELDWSDRKAIQRLYGSCEGSFDTAFDWIRKERNQYGETMVRFSTYFFRKSWYWLYENRNNRTRYGDPIQILVGWHGIPTQNIDAFVHIWTWKRDERYFFKGNQYWRYNSDKDQADAEDEQGKSYPKLISEGFPGIPSPLDTAFYDRRQQLIYFFKESLVFAFDVNRNQVLNSYPMKITQVFPAIVPQNHPFRNIDSAYYSYTYNSIFFFKDNAYWKVVNDKDKQQNSWLPTNGLFPKKPISEKWFDICDVHISTLNM, encoded by the exons ATGCTCGCTGCCTCCATCTTCCGTCCGACTCTGCTGCTTTGCTGGTTTGCtgcccccaggcctgcccagcccGAGACCCTCTTCCACAGCCGGGACCACTCGGACCTGGAGCCATCCCCCCTGCGCCAGGCCAAGCCCATCACCGACCTCCACGCTGCTCAG AGATTCTTGTCCAGATATGGCTGGTCGGGGGCACAGGCCGCCTGGGCTCCCAGCCCTGAGGGGCCGCCAGAGGCCACCAAGGGCGCTGCCCTGGCCGAGGCCGTGCGCAGGTTCCAGCGAGTGAACGCGCTGCCGGCCAGCGGGGAGCTGGACGCGGCCACACTGGCGGCCATGAACAGGCCGCGCTGCGGAGTCCCTGATGTGAGGCTGCTGCCCCCTGCCGCCCCGCCGCCCCTGCAGGGCCTGCACCCCAGGGCCCGCCGCAAGCGCTTCCTGCAGATGCTGCTGCCCAGGCCAGGCCGGCAGCAGGAGGAGCCCCCGGATGGAGGGGCCCTCAGGGCCTTCTCCAAAAAGACCCTGAGCTGGAGGCTGGTGGACGAGGCCTTGAGCAGCCAGCTCTCCGTGGACGAGCAGAGACACATTTTCAGACTGGCCTTCAGGATGTGGAGCGAGGTGACGCCGCTGGACTTCCGGGAGGATCTCACTGCCCCTGGAGCCATAGTCGACATAAAACTGGGTTTTGGAAGAG GCCGGCACCTGGGCTGTCCTTGGGTTTTTGATGGGAGTGGACAGGAGTTTGCTCATGCCTGGCGCCTGGGCGACATTCACTTTGATGATGACGAACACTTCACGCCTCCCACCAGTGACATGGGCATCAGCCTTCTCAAG GTGGCCGTGCATGAAATTGGCCATGTCCTCGGCTTGCCTCACACCTACAGGACAGGATCCATAATGCAACCAAATTACACGCCCCAGGAGCCTGCGTTTGAGCTGGACTGGTCAGacagaaaagcaattcaaagGCTGTACG gttCATGTGAAGGATCATTTGATACTGCATTTGACTGGATTCGCAAAGAGAGAAACCAATATGGAGAAACGATGGTGAGGTTTAGCACATATTTCTTCCGCAAAAGCTGGTACTGGCTTTATGAAAACCGAAACAATAGGACACGTTATGGGGACCCTATCCAAATCCTCGTCGGCTGGCATGGAATCCCAACGCAAAACATAGATGCTTTCGTCCACATCTGGACATGGAAAAGAGATGAacgttatttttttaaag GAAATCAGTACTGGAGATACAACAGTGACAAGGATCAGGCTGATGCAGAAGATGAACAAGGAAAAAGCTACCCCAAATTGATTTCAGAAGGATTTCCTGGCATCCCAAGTCCCCTGGACACAGCGTTTTATGACCGGAGGCAGCAGCTAATTTACTTCTTTAAGGAGTCCTTG GTATTTGCATTTGATGTCAACAGAAATCAAGTACTTAATTCTTATCCAATGAAGATTACTCAAGTTTTTCCGGCGATCGTACCACAAAATCACCCTTTCAGAAATATAGATTCAGCCTACTACTCCTATACATAcaactccattttctttttcaaagacaATGCATACTGGAAAGTAGTTAATGACAAGGACAAACAACAGAATTCTTGGCTTCCTACTAACGGCTTATTTCCAAAAAAGCCTATTTCAGAGAAGTGGTTCGACATTTGTGACGTTCACATCTCCACGCTGAACATGTAA